One Brassica napus cultivar Da-Ae chromosome C2, Da-Ae, whole genome shotgun sequence DNA window includes the following coding sequences:
- the LOC106423974 gene encoding transcription factor bHLH140 produces the protein MDQSTLHSLNPYSSSTTSSSSSSLHNRKGRIKGNKNQSMSTLSTDPQSVAARERRHRISDRLKILQSMVPGGAKLDTVSMLDEAISYVKFLKAQIWFHHNMLLFFNDYETTSPCTYSPVVVSEFEPRLFGCDDDYTPVPETYSQGTPLYMVAEPNNPMWYSSVDDEQQETMHRRGLS, from the coding sequence ATGGACCAGTCCACTCTTCATAGCCTAAACCCATATTCATCTTCCACCACttcctcatcatcttcttctttacaCAACCGCAAGGGCAGAATAAAGGGGAACAAAAATCAGTCAATGTCCACGTTATCGACGGATCCACAGAGCGTGGCTGCCCGTGAGAGACGCCACCGAATCAGCGACCGTTTGAAGATTCTACAGAGCATGGTTCCTGGTGGTGCGAAATTGGACACCGTCTCTATGCTCGACGAAGCCATTAGCTACGTCAAGTTCTTGAAAGCTCAGATCTGGTTTCACCACAATATGCTTCTTTTCTTCAACGACTACGAAACTACGTCGCCTTGTACTTATTCTCCCGTCGTCGTCAGTGAATTTGAACCAAGACTCTTTGGTTGTGATGACGATTATACCCCTGTACCGGAGACGTATTCACAAGGGACGCCACTATATATGGTTGCGGAACCGAATAATCCGATGTGGTATAGTTCGGTTGATGATGAGCAACAAGAAACCATGCATCGACGTGGTTTGTCTTAG
- the LOC106423972 gene encoding pyruvate decarboxylase 4 produces the protein MDTKIGSIDACKPTNGDVGSPPSGAVATIHDSAPSSALSVGSSEATLGRHLARRLVQAGVTDIFSVPGDFNLTLLDHLIAEPELKNIGCCNELNAGYAADGYARSRGVGACVVTFTVGGLSVLNAIAGAYSENLPVICIVGGPNSNDFGTNRILHHTIGLPDFSQELRCFQTVTCHQAVVNNLEDAHEQIDKAISTALKESKPVYISISCNLAATPHPTFIRDPVPFSLTPRLSNKMGLEAAVEATLEFLNKAVKPVMVGGVKLRVAKASDAFVDLADASGYAMAVMPSAKGLVPEHHPHFIGTYWGAVSTPFCSEIVESADAYIFAGPIFNDYSSVGYSLLLKKEKAIVVHPDRVTIANGQTFGCVLMSDFFTELAKRVKRNETAYENYHRIFVPEGKPLTCKPKEPLRVNAMFQHIQKMISSETAVIAETGDSWFNCQKLKLPKGCGYEFQMQYGSIGWSVGATLGYAQAVPEKRVLAFIGDGSFQVTAQDVSTMLRNGQKTIIFLINNGGYTIEVEIHDGPYNVIKNWNYTGLVDAIHNGEGKCWTAKVRYEEELVEAIKTATTEKKDSLCFIEVIVHKDDTSKELLEWGSRVAAANGRPPNPQ, from the exons ATGGACACCAAAATCGGATCCATCGACGCGTGCAAGCCCACCAATGGCGACGTCGGTAGTCCACCAAGCGGCGCCGTCGCAACCATCCATGACTCTGCTCCCTCCTCCGCTCTCTCCGTCGGCTCCTCCGAAGCGACTCTCGGGCGTCACTTGGCCCGACGTCTTGTCCAGGCTGGAGTCACCGACATCTTCTCTGTCCCCGGCGATTTCAACCTAACTTTGCTGGACCACCTCATCGCCGAGCCGGAGCTCAAGAACATCGGCTGCTGCAACGAGCTGAACGCCGGCTACGCTGCCGACGGTTACGCTCGATCTCGCGGAGTGGGCGCTTGCGTCGTGACCTTCACGGTAGGTGGACTTAGCGTTTTGAACGCGATCGCTGGTGCGTACAGTGAGAATCTGCCGGTTATATGTATCGTTGGAGGTCCTAACTCCAATGATTTTGGCACTAACCGTATTCTCCATCACACCATCGGTTTACCTGATTTCAGCCAAGAGCTTCGCTGTTTCCAGACCGTTACTTGCCACCAG GCGGTGGTGAACAACTTGGAAGATGCTCATGAACAAATAGACAAGGCCATTTCAACAGCTCTTAAAGAGAGCAAGCCTGTTTACATCAGCATCAGCTGCAACTTAGCTGCTACTCCTCATCCAACTTTCATCCGTGATCCTGTTCCCTTCTCCCTTACTCCAAG atTGAGCAATAAGATGGGCCTTGAAGCTGCGGTTGAAGCAACTTTGGAGTTTCTCAACAAGGCCGTGAAGCCGGTCATGGTTGGTGGTGTCAAGCTACGTGTAGCCAAAGCCAGCGATGCTTTTGTCGACCTTGCAGACGCTTCTGGCTACGCCATGGCGGTGATGCCATCTGCAAAGGGCCTAGTCCCGGAGCACCATCCTCACTTCATTGGGACTTACTGGGGAGCAGTGAGCACTCCTTTCTGCTCCGAGATTGTGGAATCCGCAGATGCCTACATCTTCGCGGGCCCAATCTTCAACGACTACAGCTCTGTGGGTTACTCTCTTCTCCTCAAGAAAGAGAAAGCCATCGTTGTGCATCCTGACCGTGTCACTATTGCCAATGGTCAAACCTTTGGGTGCGTTCTCATGAGCGATTTCTTCACTGAGTTGGCTAAGAGGGTGAAGCGTAACGAGACGGCTTATGAGAACTACCACAGGATCTTTGTCCCTGAAGGCAAGCCATTGACATGCAAACCAAAAGAGCCTTTGAGAGTCAACGCAATGTTCCAACACATTCAGAAGATGATCTCTAGTGAAACCGCTGTCATTGCTGAAACCGGTGATTCTTGGTTTAACTGCCAGAAACTAAAGCTGCCTAAAGGATGTGG GTACGAGTTTCAGATGCAGTATGGATCCATCGGGTGGTCTGTAGGTGCGACTCTGGGATACGCACAAGCTGTACCAGAGAAGCGAGTGTTGGCTTTCATCGGTGATGGAAGTTTCCAAGTGACGGCTCAGGACGTATCCACGATGCTGCGTAACGGTCAGAAAACAATCATATTCCTCATTAACAACGGTGGCTACACCATTGAAGTGGAGATTCATGACGGTCCATATAACGTGATCAAGAACTGGAACTACACTGGTCTCGTCGATGCCATTCATAACGGGGAAGGAAAATGCTGGACCGCAAAGGTGAGATACGAGGAAGAGCTGGTTGAGGCGATCAAGACAGCTACAACGGAGAAGAAGGatagtctttgtttcattgaagTGATAGTTCACAAAGATGATACGAGCAAAGAGTTGCTTGAGTGGGGCTCACGCGTCGCTGCTGCTAATGGTCGTCCCCCAAACCCTCAGTAA